The nucleotide window CCAGTTGCGATACCCGAAATGGTCGTGGAGACGGCGGTAGATATCAGGAAGATCAGTCACTCGTCGTCAATGCGTTGTGCCATTTTAGGACGCCTATCCTCCTCTTTCCTTTCGGTATATGAGGATGACATGGGTGGCTATCTATCGGGAGTCTTTGTCAAGAGGGTGGCCAGTTCGTCAAAGCGCCGGTCGGGTGGCAGCCGCTTCAATAGTTCCCGGCTTAAGAGGCTGTAGATTCGCTCCAGATTAGGAAAATCGTCAAGGGCTTGCAGGTGCCTTGCGACCGTCGCAGCGTCAGATCGAACGACCGGTCCGGTTAAAGCCCCGAAGAAGCCTCGCTCGTGGTAGTTGGCGAGGGTCTTATCGACCAGCGGTCGAAGGGTCTTGAGCGCTTCCGCGCGCGTGAAGCCTCCTCTATCAAGCAAATCGACAGCCACTTCGAGGAGCGCGACCATCAGGCTCGATCCGAAAACCGCCGCGAGGTGATAAAAGACCCTTGTCTCCGGAGGGACAATCGCGGCCTTTGCGCCGAGCCGCACGGCAAGAGCCATTCCCATGACGACCGCTTCATCGTCGCCTTCCAGACCTACCGTAATCCCCTGAAACGACTCCCATCCCTCCCGACCGGTGAAGGTCTGAAAGGGATGCCAGGCGAGTGCGTATCCTCCCGCTGCCCGCACCGGCTCCAGCACTTCCGACGACACCGCACCAGCCGTGTGTGCGGCCACGACTCGCTGCTGTTTTGCAGCGATCCAGTTGCTGACATCGACTCCGCACCCTGCAAGGCT belongs to Calditrichota bacterium and includes:
- a CDS encoding DUF2520 domain-containing protein, whose protein sequence is MDNLQPASNGIIPKIAIVGYGRLGKALARALSEVEDVLLAGIVAHKLDNVERNGYRGFSSIGELPTDIGMVILAVPDSSLAGCGVDVSNWIAAKQQRVVAAHTAGAVSSEVLEPVRAAGGYALAWHPFQTFTGREGWESFQGITVGLEGDDEAVVMGMALAVRLGAKAAIVPPETRVFYHLAAVFGSSLMVALLEVAVDLLDRGGFTRAEALKTLRPLVDKTLANYHERGFFGALTGPVVRSDAATVARHLQALDDFPNLERIYSLLSRELLKRLPPDRRFDELATLLTKTPDR